In Anaerolineales bacterium, one DNA window encodes the following:
- a CDS encoding ubiquinol-cytochrome c reductase iron-sulfur subunit, protein MSGSNELSRRDFIKVTTGIVGGLIGAVIGLPAVYYLIDPALREGGKDAWIPIGNFDDMQIGVPYAFSFTRVQVNGWERTASSFGGYAVRRSEDPNDLLILNSRCTHLACTVNWSAEAGAFLCPCHDASFSIEGGVLHGPPPRDLDVYEEHRLTEDGLIEIFFKES, encoded by the coding sequence ATGTCTGGTTCGAACGAACTTTCCCGCCGCGATTTCATCAAGGTGACGACGGGAATCGTGGGAGGATTGATCGGCGCAGTGATCGGTCTTCCGGCTGTTTATTATTTGATAGACCCCGCACTGCGCGAGGGCGGAAAGGACGCTTGGATTCCCATCGGAAATTTTGACGATATGCAAATAGGCGTTCCCTACGCCTTCTCCTTCACGCGCGTCCAGGTGAACGGCTGGGAGCGAACGGCCAGCAGTTTCGGCGGATACGCCGTCCGCAGATCCGAAGACCCCAACGACTTGCTCATCCTCAACAGCCGCTGTACGCATCTCGCCTGCACCGTCAACTGGTCGGCTGAAGCGGGAGCCTTTCTCTGCCCCTGCCACGACGCCTCCTTCAGCATCGAAGGCGGCGTGCTGCACGGACCACCCCCCCGCGATCTCGACGTGTACGAAGAACACCGCCTGACCGAGGACGGTTTGATCGAGATCTTCTTCAAAGAGAGTTAA